A genomic region of Papaver somniferum cultivar HN1 chromosome 7, ASM357369v1, whole genome shotgun sequence contains the following coding sequences:
- the LOC113292933 gene encoding B3 domain-containing protein Os01g0234100-like, with the protein MFKLGDADNNLKRERKSVVKSQKRIPSADARCFDDAGKNLKPEENPAAKRQRRVPSAAFRDENGSQQQPDDNGDVVDSVVADFESFTKIVNDLVGDSEMPEGVMAKYYELCYTHNSILHTNIRPGHNSNLVAGMIIETVHGIRSCKLWNTFNGELTVWRHKLEAFEKLGMSVGFVFPRLNELQKLSERAVRRLPYQQIYQERCNFVAYMFV; encoded by the exons ATGTTTAAACTAGGCGATGCTGATAATAATTTGAAGCGGGAGAGAAAAAGTGTTGTGAAGAGCCAAAAGCGTATTCCTTCAGCTGATGCTCGATGCTTCG ATGATGCTGGTAAGAATTTGAAGCCGGAGGAAAATCCTGCAGCGAAACGCCAAAGGCGTGTTCCTTCAGCTGCTTTTCGGGATGAAAATGGAAGTCAGCAGCAACCTGATGACAACGGTGATGTGGTAGATTCAGTGGTTGCAGATTTTGAGAGTTTCACGAAAATCGTTAACGATTTAGTTGGAGACTCTGAAATGCCCGAGGGCGTAATGGCTAAATATTACGAGCTCTGCTACACCCATAACTCGATCCTTCATACAAATATTCGTCCCGGCCACAATTCTAATTTAGTTGCGGGTATGATTATCGAAACTGTTCATGGCATCAGGTCTTGCAAACTCTGGAACACTTTCAATGGTGAGTTGACAGTGTGGAGACATAAATTGGAAGCCTTTGAGAAGCTTGGCATGAGCGTGGGTTTTGTATTTCCCAGATTAAACGAACTTCAGAAACTATCCGAAAGGGCTGTGAGAAGGCTTCCATATCAGCAAATTTACCAGGAACGATGCAATTTTGTAGCTTACATGTTTGTTTga
- the LOC113300473 gene encoding E3 ubiquitin-protein ligase AIP2-like: MEDIDNRSIRISEVRQSLLNAQELLDTLLRLAPTGQNRSVSERASQLLDEFVRDIEGFPRLQELNQAVEASLQSLGSRPLRVPPASKEVVANLPTIIVTEETLMRCAECAVCSDNLVINDKMQELPCKHLFHPLCLTPWLDKHNSCPICRHELPTDNEAYESWKKSEKEAEKARRDAANSVESGHVIMLMFSCILAVMCLVMHTEQ, encoded by the exons ATGGAGGATATTGATAATAGGTCAATTCGGATTTCTGAAGTACGACAATCATTGCTTAACGCACAAGAGCTTCTTGATACTCTCTTGCGTTTAGCACCAACTGGTCAGAATAGAAGTGTGTCGGAGAGAGCATCTCAATTGTTGGATGAGTTTGTTCGTGACATAGAAGGATTCCCTCGCTTGCAAGAACTTAATCAAGCTGTAGAAGCTTCATTGCAG AGTCTCGGTTCTCGTCCTCTGAGAGTGCCACCAGCAAGTAAGGAAGTGGTCGCGAACCTTCCAACAATCATCGTGACAGAAGAAACGTTAATGAGGTGTGCAGAATGTGCTGTTTGCAGCGATAACTTGGTTATAAATGATAAGATGCAGGAATTGCCTTGCAAGCACTTGTTTCACCCTCTCTGTTTGACGCCATGGCTG GACAAACATAACTCATGCCCGATTTGCAGACACGAACTTCCTACGGATAATGAAGCATATGAGAGCTGGAAAAAGAGTGAGAAAGAGGCTGAAAAAGCACGAAGGGATGCTGCAAATTCT GTGGAATCTGGGCATGTAATCATGCTGatgttttcttgtatcttagcTGTGATGTGTTTGGTGATGCATACAGAACAATAA
- the LOC113293899 gene encoding ankyrin repeat-containing protein BDA1-like, with protein MEKLLYEVSLKGDVKSLKKILNLDRRLRLEDVALTSFLRTPLHIAAVHGHIKFAKAILDMKKVLTTVRDSQGLTPLHLASATGETEMVKLLLKANVDACTIQDQDGRTPMHLAAMKDEVSILKLLIERRPEAVHLMTDRNETVLHYCVKNRSFEALKFLLEYQIGAQPTDRNVMSVNSRDDAGNTILHIAAETRNMKIMGYLVSNKHIKVEINAFNNNSDKAFDMLSQTERNDLEFGVSDSYGSAN; from the exons ATGGAGAAGCTGCTTTATGAGGTATCGCTGAAAGGTGATGTTAAATCCCTTAAAAAGATACTTAATCTAGATCGGCGCCTTCGTCTTGAAGATGTAGCTTTAACTAGTTTCCTTAGAACTCCTTTACACATAGCAGCTGTGCATGGTCATATCAAATTTGCGAAAGCAATTCTGGATATGAAGAAAGTTCTCACAACTGTAAGAGACTCCCAAGGACTTACTCCTCTTCACTTGGCTTCAGCAACTGGAGAAACTGAGATGGTGAAGCTGTTGTTAAAGGCAAACGTGGATGCTTGTACAATTCAAGATCAGGATGGAAGAACACCTATGCATCTGGCAGCAATGAAAGACGAGGTTAGCATCCTGAAATTGTTAATCGAAAGAAGACCAGAAGCTGTTCACTTAATGACTGATCGAAATGAGACAGTACTACACTATTGTGTTAAAAATAGAAGTTTTGAGGCCCTGAAGTTTTTGCTCGAATACCAGATAGGTGCACAACCTACAGACAGGAATGTTATGTCTGTCAACTCTCGGGATGATGCTGGCAACACAATATTGCACATTGCTGCAGAAACGAGGAACATGAAG ATTATGGGATACTTAGTTAGCAATAAACACATAAAAGTTGAGATAAATGCCTTCAACAACAACAGCGACAAAGCCTTCGATATGTTATCACAAACTGAAAGGAATGATCTAGAATTTGGGGTTTCTGATAGCTATGGAAGTGCTAATTAA